DNA sequence from the Bombus pyrosoma isolate SC7728 linkage group LG12, ASM1482585v1, whole genome shotgun sequence genome:
GctttattgcatttttatatgaatgttgtttctttttatttatattattaattaataataaacaaaataattaactgcATAAATACTTAAAGCATATGTAGTACATATATAGCGTACTAtagattttattgaataaatagCTTACCCTTCTGCGTATAGGTAATTTCCCTAAGGTCGAGTTAACTATTCTCAATTGACTCAATGTTGCTGGTAAAGAACGCCGCCTTGGTAAATTACTGTGATGACATGTTTTGCAGTTTCTGTATTTCGTAGTATCGTTCATAAACGTAAAATCAAGATTTGCCATAACAGAGTTCTGTTCATTTTccttaatttctattttaatttcgacaTCGCTTTCCTGAACGGGTATTTCAGACTTTTGTGTAGTTTCGGAGGCTTTGGCGTCTTCTTTAATACTAGTTACTTTATTGTCTAAAGATTCagcctttttttcttctaatattgTATCAATGTACGAAGCGTTGAATTCATTTGACACTTCAGCAATTGAGTCGCAAACAAAATTTCTGTTATTCGTTACGTCGTATGAATGGCTGCAGTTTTCAATATTGGTAAGGCTAATGCCATTATTATTACTAGACTCGCTTTGTGTTTCATTGCTAATCATCGGGTTATTTACATTAGACTTATCGAAGAGAAATGATTTGTCTTTTGTCGTTGACCGTTCAATAGCTCTAATTTCCTCGTCGCCTCTGTTATTTTGTAAATCGTAcagattttcgaaaatatcctTCTTCGTTTGATTATCACCCAAAGTTGCTTCAAAGTCCCGATAAGAGTATTTAAATGTAGGAAACAGAGATGAATCGTCACTATTTGGACTAACGGAGCGCACAATATTTGTAGCTCGGTCCATACTTCGCCAGGATTCGCTCTGAAGACTAGTGGCCGACGTtgaattgtttatattttcgtatacTTGGTCAGATCCTCCCAGACTGGTTTCTGTTTTAGTGACTAATCGTTTTATCATAAAGATTAATTGTTACACTAAAGAtaagaaattgttataaattttagaacattatgatataataataacttttcaaAACTACTTAAACAGGAATAGTATTATTTCAGCCTGAGACAAgaagattagaaaaatattttattttcactagATTAGTTCATTACCTTCCGAGTTTTTCTGTATGACGTAAGTAATATCGTTGTTGATAGAAACCGATTCTGTTGATTTTCCTGTTTGATTTTTAGTCGTAGCTTCAGTGGAAATAGTATCGCTATCGTCTATCTGTTCTGCAAGGTAGCGTGGCTgtaattataaagtatataatcGTAAGGATTTCTAGGattttcaaaaacaaaataatataaattcttacaGATTCATCGGTAtgtatttttctcattttagaTGTGCAAATtgacttttcctttttccataaaatattttcgaagaaGGTTTGTTGGTTGGAATTCAATACTTGTGGTTGTATTATTGCATGCTTAATGCCCTCAGGAGTATGTAAATAGGGAGTCTGTAGCATGTATTAGAACATAATGAGATTCAATGTTACTTGTTGAAGAACGATCTAGTATTTAAACCAGAGtattttaaactaattttaaagaaaattgtaccTTACGACATTGTTGAAACGTTGACTTCAAGTAAGTCGGATCATACTGATTAGAagatttattgtattttggTTCTAAGCTAGTTTTGTGGCTAGCTGGCTTATGTGGCTCGTAATccttgctttttattttagtgAGCATTTTACTGGTCGGACCTgatttaaaatgattaaaaaactACATAAAGTAGTGttgtaataattgaaatatattatttatttaaatatcttatttgtaactttacatcttttaaaaattaataaataataatgggAACATACATTCGGAAGAattattcaacttttattagaattttaattcatttttttaatttaataaaaatactctcAATTTTTTGATtcgtctttttaatttttctagttGCAGAAAGGAATTATAGCTCTTTTACCATTATACTTATCAGACTCCAAATgatttcgaaacatttttcaaataatacaaataaaaaatgcatacGTACTTATATTTGAAGATGCATGTGACGACTCGCTGCCGTAGAAGAAATGTTGCCTTTTATTtgccaatttttctttcagttgTTTTAAGTTAGTTCTTGCGTCTTTGTAGGATTCATCGTCTGAAGATTCTAACAATGGCGAGGAATAAACCGATGTTGTTGTAGACTCCGTTGCTTGTTGCGGTGCTTTGACTTTTCTATAAGTATTTTTCCACGGTTGCGAAATTTCTTGTGCATTAAATCCTTCATTCCGAATATCTAACACTTCTACGTTGGTAGTCGTATGgttaatctttttataattattttgtaaattgctAAAAATGCTCACTTTTTTCTCTGTATCGTTTCTAGTATTGCCTTTAACATCGTCagcaaagaaatttatttcttcgatagCAGGTGTTACTTTTTGATTTGCATTTTGCTTGGATATTGACTTTCCTGAATACGAATGTTGCCTCGATGAAGGGTCTGGACTTATCGCGGAATGAGTTAACTGTTTGCTTGAAACGCTTTTCGTCAGTTTCGAATCCTTATTTTTCGACATGGGAGATTTCTTTGTTGgcgagatataaatattttcagcttTTGTATTATTGTTCACGTATTGGTCGACATAAACTGGTTGTTCACGTTCGTATTGCGTCTAAAATTGATGATACATGTTCGATACAAATTCGTGGCATCTACAAAGATCTTAGAGTTTTTAAAAGTGAAAACTGCacggaaataaaattcctctATCATatctattgaaatttaatggaCACGTACAAATGTAGCAAATTAGATcgatgttatataatttttcaaattaccgAATAACAAATTTCGTTGATACTATATTTCTGAATTAAATAAGATGTCAcgagatttaatattttaacgaagtttaaatctaaatttcctttttcttttacagaaaCGTACCTCCAATCTCTGGAGAAATCTACGCATTCTATCCATATCCAATGTCCTTTTATTAACATCTAATTGTAGTCCAGCGTCTAGTAAATTATGCAACAATGGTGGAAAATCATATGAATCCATAATAACACCACGTTTCCAATGCACGTACTGTCTTTCCACGTCTGCTTTACTATGTCCACTCCATGGTACATGCACTATTTATCAAtcaaaaatcaatattttcttatcaaccaattcataattttacgcatacggatatttattaatgtacGATACAAGGACTAAAATTAGTCGTTGCAGAGAAAAGCTTTCGGaggattatttctttttttttcttttgcttttataCAAAAAACGAAGGATGTACAAATTTCAGACGatatatatctaaaaaattgaatttcaatttttagaatatgaagaaaaaaataacgaCATAGAAAGCATTAAACTGCAGGGTGTTTCTGTACGGGTAGTACGATCGGACATAGATGGATTCCTTATGAagaaataagacgaaaataTACACTTGCAGCTTCGTTCTTGAGAGaattaagtttgaaaattcttcgCGTACGCGGCCATTCGCCACGCTCTTGACGTAATCGATTGCAATACAGATTGCACCGGTAGATCTTAATCAATCCAATctgatataaaattacgatatacatattaactataaatataagagACACAGGTATGGTTGCTGCTATTTCacttataattaaaaaagcaaaCGTGCATCATACGCGCATATGTTATCCTgcttgttataaataaatattttgaaataatcgaaatgATTGTGAAACTTCGTTTATCGCGTCTAATAAACGCAGTGCCACAAAAATCACACCGTTCGTTTAAAACTATTGAAATCTCAGTGAATGTGATTTCGTTTCCTTATTCGTTCTAAacctgtttcatttttatattgagtTGTTGGTGGCGTTTCTGGTCGAATAGTTAATCTCCTAATCGTTCAGATTCAGGCGAAGAAATCGTATGATGCGTATGAAATTCTTCGAATACACTAAACTCGTTTCGGATTGTTATACGAATTGaacgtattattaaaaaacaaaaaaaaaaaaaaaaattaggaaGAAGAATCGACGATTCGATCCATCTGATTTGATTGGACACTTACTTGTACTCATTTCCCAAATCAATAAAGCCAGTCCGTATACATCGCTCTGTTTATATGGTTCGTAACTGTGAAAAAGTTCTGGCGCTTGCCAGTGAAAAATCTCGTTTCTTAAACGTTCCTCGTATTCTCTCTCTGGTTTTGGctatagtaaaattaaaaaaatacaatcttgtcaaaagaaagttaataaaaatgcttCTCAATGGcacttgtatatatatatatatatataaattgcgtACTCGAGAAGCTAGatgttatatttgtaaaaaaaaaaaaaaaaacactggcgtatattatataagatatctttatacggttacaaaatatttcgtgacTTTTTAAAGTCTATtgattcttctttattttgtatcaCTAAccaaaacttttatatatctgTATTACGTCTAAAGTTATATTAAGATATCTTTCATTTCGTAAAGTatctttacgttataatatgcGCGTACATTGCAACATTAGGCGTTGCTGTAAAAAATATCCATGGGAACTGAGCGCGAATCGAGACGGAAGATCGTGCAAAATTCACAGAGTTTATTCAAACCTTCGAGTGTATGTTGGAGCTACTTGATTCACACATACGCACACGCACATTCTAGTATAATtctgttcgtaaaaatatctgCAACACTGATTTCAGGCATAATATCTAAAGTACATAGTACATAAGTGGTAAAATCACGTTTTCTAGCACTTTACCATAAAGAAGTaaagaagtatatatatatatatgcgaaAACGTAAGTTGCTAATTAAGTggagtttttaaaatatccaggaattcaacgataaaatattttggaaatatagACATGCTCttagttgaaaaattaaa
Encoded proteins:
- the LOC122573355 gene encoding uncharacterized protein LOC122573355 isoform X1 gives rise to the protein MGIMGMFNWLKKDTIQRDRNGWNLVQKQNGLNNESYYTALQAFIDRRRNSGNVNIEAPSSPDKKRADFLAKNNNNKSDNERNLREPKSIVPGVPHILAPEIFEIGWVAGTEDRYMELIFAEWQNTRVSLKRHSHPECKDAVKADLDVLSEIRHPNVLLLMASTFTDDHGLVSIFESIDCTLYHYMHDQGERISIQSIAKCGGRLSDALRHSHMRGYVHSAINSHCVYLASNGVVKLGGWELAMHINSPKPEREYEERLRNEIFHWQAPELFHSYEPYKQSDVYGLALLIWEMSTMHVPWSGHSKADVERQYVHWKRGVIMDSYDFPPLLHNLLDAGLQLDVNKRTLDMDRMRRFLQRLETQYEREQPVYVDQYVNNNTKAENIYISPTKKSPMSKNKDSKLTKSVSSKQLTHSAISPDPSSRQHSYSGKSISKQNANQKVTPAIEEINFFADDVKGNTRNDTEKKVSIFSNLQNNYKKINHTTTNVEVLDIRNEGFNAQEISQPWKNTYRKVKAPQQATESTTTSVYSSPLLESSDDESYKDARTNLKQLKEKLANKRQHFFYGSESSHASSNISPTSKMLTKIKSKDYEPHKPASHKTSLEPKYNKSSNQYDPTYLKSTFQQCRKTPYLHTPEGIKHAIIQPQVLNSNQQTFFENILWKKEKSICTSKMRKIHTDESPRYLAEQIDDSDTISTEATTKNQTGKSTESVSINNDITYVIQKNSEETSLGGSDQVYENINNSTSATSLQSESWRSMDRATNIVRSVSPNSDDSSLFPTFKYSYRDFEATLGDNQTKKDIFENLYDLQNNRGDEEIRAIERSTTKDKSFLFDKSNVNNPMISNETQSESSNNNGISLTNIENCSHSYDVTNNRNFVCDSIAEVSNEFNASYIDTILEEKKAESLDNKVTSIKEDAKASETTQKSEIPVQESDVEIKIEIKENEQNSVMANLDFTFMNDTTKYRNCKTCHHSNLPRRRSLPATLSQLRIVNSTLGKLPIRRRDIPDNTVEDLYIDDEFGGELNINMKLHDDLLDEDFLSEITEL
- the LOC122573355 gene encoding uncharacterized protein LOC122573355 isoform X2 → MTNRMKSHQGSKYNRRQTVSESYYTALQAFIDRRRNSGNVNIEAPSSPDKKRADFLAKNNNNKSDNERNLREPKSIVPGVPHILAPEIFEIGWVAGTEDRYMELIFAEWQNTRVSLKRHSHPECKDAVKADLDVLSEIRHPNVLLLMASTFTDDHGLVSIFESIDCTLYHYMHDQGERISIQSIAKCGGRLSDALRHSHMRGYVHSAINSHCVYLASNGVVKLGGWELAMHINSPKPEREYEERLRNEIFHWQAPELFHSYEPYKQSDVYGLALLIWEMSTMHVPWSGHSKADVERQYVHWKRGVIMDSYDFPPLLHNLLDAGLQLDVNKRTLDMDRMRRFLQRLETQYEREQPVYVDQYVNNNTKAENIYISPTKKSPMSKNKDSKLTKSVSSKQLTHSAISPDPSSRQHSYSGKSISKQNANQKVTPAIEEINFFADDVKGNTRNDTEKKVSIFSNLQNNYKKINHTTTNVEVLDIRNEGFNAQEISQPWKNTYRKVKAPQQATESTTTSVYSSPLLESSDDESYKDARTNLKQLKEKLANKRQHFFYGSESSHASSNISPTSKMLTKIKSKDYEPHKPASHKTSLEPKYNKSSNQYDPTYLKSTFQQCRKTPYLHTPEGIKHAIIQPQVLNSNQQTFFENILWKKEKSICTSKMRKIHTDESPRYLAEQIDDSDTISTEATTKNQTGKSTESVSINNDITYVIQKNSEVTKTETSLGGSDQVYENINNSTSATSLQSESWRSMDRATNIVRSVSPNSDDSSLFPTFKYSYRDFEATLGDNQTKKDIFENLYDLQNNRGDEEIRAIERSTTKDKSFLFDKSNVNNPMISNETQSESSNNNGISLTNIENCSHSYDVTNNRNFVCDSIAEVSNEFNASYIDTILEEKKAESLDNKVTSIKEDAKASETTQKSEIPVQESDVEIKIEIKENEQNSVMANLDFTFMNDTTKYRNCKTCHHSNLPRRRSLPATLSQLRIVNSTLGKLPIRRRDIPDNTVEDLYIDDEFGGELNINMKLHDDLLDEDFLSEITEL